One uncultured Caproiciproducens sp. DNA segment encodes these proteins:
- a CDS encoding XTP/dITP diphosphatase produces the protein MKFVIATHNQKKLKELERILTPLNIAVSSPDLEEAEETGKTFAENAFLKADAACRQTGLPAVADDSGLMVDALGGAPGVYSARYAGEGASDTVRIQKLLGAIKNVPQESRTAKFVCSICCVYPDGTKIVAEGECAGTIAFAPAGSDGFGYDPIFLVNGKSFAQLTAQEKDEISHRGRALREFASQLQHMKEHN, from the coding sequence ATGAAATTTGTCATAGCGACGCATAATCAGAAAAAATTAAAAGAGTTGGAGCGCATTTTAACGCCGCTCAATATAGCCGTTTCATCACCTGATCTTGAGGAAGCGGAGGAAACGGGAAAGACTTTTGCAGAAAATGCATTTTTAAAAGCGGATGCGGCTTGCCGGCAAACGGGGCTGCCCGCTGTTGCGGACGACTCCGGACTGATGGTTGACGCCTTAGGCGGCGCGCCGGGCGTGTATTCGGCACGTTATGCCGGAGAAGGCGCGAGCGACACGGTCCGGATTCAAAAGCTGCTGGGAGCGATCAAAAATGTCCCCCAGGAAAGCAGAACGGCAAAGTTTGTCTGTTCCATTTGCTGTGTTTATCCGGATGGCACAAAAATTGTCGCCGAGGGCGAGTGCGCGGGCACCATTGCCTTTGCACCCGCGGGCAGTGACGGTTTCGGATACGACCCGATCTTTCTGGTGAACGGAAAATCCTTTGCGCAGCTGACCGCGCAGGAAAAAGATGAAATCAGCCACCGCGGCCGCGCACTCAGAGAGTTTGCGTCTCAATTACAACATATGAAGGAGCACAACTGA
- the yqeK gene encoding bis(5'-nucleosyl)-tetraphosphatase (symmetrical) YqeK gives MNKIDYQAIIKPFLSQKRYYHSICVCDEAVRLAKKYEADEEKAAVAGILHDIMKDIPPDEQLKMMMRFDIILTDVERNAQKLWHAMLGAAYIEKELKILDADILNAVRYHTTGRANMTQLEKIILIADFISKDRDYDGVEVLRQAADVSLEHAMIEGMTFTIKDLAQNYLPIHPDTIAAYNQAVLKNKYS, from the coding sequence ATGAACAAAATCGATTATCAGGCGATTATTAAACCATTTCTCAGCCAAAAACGGTATTATCATTCCATTTGTGTTTGCGATGAAGCGGTGCGTCTCGCGAAAAAATACGAAGCAGATGAAGAAAAGGCGGCAGTTGCCGGAATTCTTCATGATATTATGAAAGATATTCCACCGGATGAACAATTGAAAATGATGATGCGCTTTGATATCATCCTGACCGATGTGGAGCGCAATGCGCAAAAACTCTGGCACGCTATGCTCGGAGCGGCTTATATCGAAAAAGAGCTGAAAATTCTCGATGCGGATATTCTGAACGCAGTGCGTTATCATACGACCGGGCGGGCCAATATGACTCAGCTTGAGAAGATTATTCTTATCGCGGATTTTATTTCCAAAGACCGTGACTACGACGGTGTTGAGGTTTTACGCCAGGCCGCCGATGTCAGCCTTGAGCATGCCATGATTGAAGGAATGACATTTACCATTAAGGATTTGGCCCAGAATTACCTGCCGATACATCCGGATACGATTGCCGCTTACAATCAGGCGGTTCTGAAAAATAAATACAGTTAA
- the nadD gene encoding nicotinate (nicotinamide) nucleotide adenylyltransferase has protein sequence MQKIAVFGGTFNPIHNGHIHLAKQFAKLLGTEKVLLIPTYQPPHKRIQNLAPSKDRLQMCRLACEESIFEVSNLELKRRGRSYTADTLRELKKIDPNSELYLITGEDMFLTLKSWYEAETIFRLAVLCAAPRSSDGLQPLLDYAEILKRNGARTFVQNIEYLPISSTMVRDAVRSGKSIAGLVPPKVADYIAKNKLYLERKNEQNRLSGDY, from the coding sequence ATGCAGAAAATTGCCGTATTCGGCGGCACCTTCAACCCGATTCACAATGGGCATATTCATTTGGCAAAGCAGTTTGCAAAGCTGCTGGGCACCGAAAAGGTGCTGCTGATACCGACCTATCAGCCGCCGCACAAGCGGATACAAAACCTTGCCCCTTCAAAGGACCGGCTTCAAATGTGCCGCCTTGCGTGTGAAGAAAGCATCTTTGAAGTAAGCAATCTGGAATTGAAAAGGAGGGGCCGCAGTTATACTGCAGACACCTTGCGGGAACTGAAAAAAATTGATCCGAATTCCGAACTGTATCTGATTACGGGCGAAGACATGTTCCTTACGTTGAAGAGCTGGTATGAAGCGGAAACCATTTTCAGACTGGCGGTTCTTTGCGCCGCTCCGCGCAGCAGTGACGGCCTTCAGCCTCTTTTGGACTATGCGGAAATTTTGAAACGGAACGGAGCAAGAACCTTCGTCCAAAATATTGAATATCTTCCTATTTCGTCAACGATGGTCCGCGATGCCGTTCGAAGCGGAAAAAGCATAGCAGGGCTTGTCCCGCCGAAGGTTGCGGATTATATAGCGAAAAATAAGTTGTATTTGGAGCGGAAAAATGAACAAAATCGATTATCAGGCGATTATTAA
- the rsfS gene encoding ribosome silencing factor produces MTSLELSKEIVKILDEKKALNLKVIGIQDISVIADYFVLTTGTSSTHVKSLADEVEFKLKQFGISPEHIDGYRSNTWILLDYGNVMVHVFTTEAREFYNLDRLWQDGETVDISKIVKE; encoded by the coding sequence ATGACATCACTCGAACTCTCAAAAGAAATCGTTAAAATTTTAGATGAAAAGAAAGCCCTGAACTTGAAGGTCATCGGCATTCAAGATATTTCCGTAATTGCTGACTATTTTGTTCTTACGACCGGAACAAGCAGCACACACGTTAAATCACTTGCGGACGAGGTGGAATTTAAGCTGAAGCAGTTTGGAATCAGCCCGGAGCACATTGACGGTTACCGTTCCAACACATGGATTCTTTTGGATTATGGCAATGTAATGGTTCATGTTTTTACCACAGAAGCGCGTGAATTTTACAATCTTGACCGTCTGTGGCAGGACGGTGAAACTGTCGATATTTCCAAAATTGTGAAAGAATAA
- the leuS gene encoding leucine--tRNA ligase: MKYDHRPIEKKWQDKWEKSGVFHASNTCAKPKYYALIEFPYPSGQGLHVGHPRSYTAIDIIARKRRLQGYNVLYPIGWDAFGLPTENFAIKNHVHPAEVTKKNIARFKQQLQSLGISFDWSREINTTDPEYYKWTQWIFLQLFKHGLAYKKEMAVNWCTSCKCVLANEEVVNGVCERCGSEVVRKVKSQWMLKITEYAQRLIDDLDLVDYPDRVKSQQKNWIGRSTGAEVDFTATTGDTLTVYTTRPDTLYGATYMVVSPEHPMIEKWADKLNNLDEVRAYQSEAAKKSDFERTEVAKDKTGVRLDGVAAINPVNGKEIPIFISDYVLVSYGTGAIMAVPAHDTRDWEFAKKFDLPIIEVVKGGDVQKEAFTDCATGMMVNSGILDGLTVEEAKKTITDYLIEKGLGHSKVNFKLRDWVFSRQRYWGEPIPIVYCEKCGYVPLPESELPLRLPNVKSYEPTDNGESPLAHMTEWVTTACPHCGGKAKRETDTMPQWAGSSWYFLRYIDPHNSEALASEEAMKYWMPVDWYNGGMEHTTLHLLYSRFWHKFLYDINVVPTPEPYAKRTSHGMILGENGEKMSKSRGNVVNPDAIVADYGADTMRLYEMFIGDFEKAAPWSSTGIKGCRRFIERYWNLQNTLSNETGIRKSLEISFNKSIKKVGEDIEALKFNTAIATLMALMNDISDVGSITKDEFKAFTILLNPFAPHVTEEMWEVMNFGNGMACQQEWPAYDEAKCTEDTVEIVVQLNGKVRAHLKVAVDIAKDAAIAVAKADEKVAAELSGKTIVKEIYVPGKLVNIVAK; encoded by the coding sequence ATGAAATACGATCACAGACCAATTGAGAAAAAATGGCAGGACAAGTGGGAGAAATCCGGTGTTTTTCATGCCTCCAACACCTGCGCCAAACCGAAATATTACGCTTTAATCGAGTTCCCTTATCCATCCGGACAGGGGCTCCACGTCGGTCATCCGCGCTCCTACACGGCTATCGATATTATTGCGCGCAAACGCCGTCTGCAGGGCTACAACGTCCTTTATCCAATCGGCTGGGACGCGTTCGGTCTGCCCACTGAAAACTTTGCAATCAAAAATCATGTTCATCCGGCGGAGGTAACCAAGAAAAACATTGCGCGCTTTAAACAGCAGCTTCAGTCTCTCGGCATTTCCTTTGATTGGTCGCGTGAAATTAATACCACCGATCCGGAGTATTACAAATGGACACAGTGGATTTTTCTTCAATTGTTTAAGCACGGTCTTGCCTATAAAAAGGAAATGGCTGTCAACTGGTGCACCTCCTGCAAATGCGTTTTGGCCAACGAAGAAGTGGTCAACGGTGTCTGTGAACGCTGCGGCAGTGAAGTGGTACGAAAGGTGAAGTCCCAGTGGATGCTCAAAATCACCGAATATGCCCAGCGCCTGATCGACGATCTTGACCTTGTCGACTATCCGGACCGCGTCAAATCGCAGCAAAAGAACTGGATTGGCCGTTCAACCGGTGCCGAAGTGGATTTCACAGCGACAACGGGGGATACGCTCACGGTTTATACCACAAGGCCGGACACGCTTTACGGCGCTACGTACATGGTCGTTTCTCCGGAGCATCCCATGATCGAAAAATGGGCGGACAAGCTGAATAATCTTGATGAGGTTCGCGCTTACCAAAGTGAGGCCGCCAAAAAATCCGACTTTGAACGCACTGAGGTGGCCAAAGACAAAACCGGCGTCCGCCTTGACGGAGTGGCGGCGATCAATCCGGTCAACGGAAAAGAAATTCCGATTTTTATATCTGATTATGTTCTTGTTTCCTACGGCACGGGCGCAATTATGGCTGTGCCGGCACACGACACCCGCGACTGGGAATTTGCTAAAAAATTCGACCTGCCCATTATTGAAGTAGTAAAGGGCGGAGACGTGCAGAAAGAAGCCTTCACCGACTGTGCGACCGGCATGATGGTGAACTCCGGAATCCTCGACGGGCTGACTGTGGAAGAGGCAAAGAAAACCATTACGGATTACTTAATTGAAAAAGGACTTGGGCACTCCAAAGTGAACTTCAAACTGCGTGACTGGGTGTTTTCCCGTCAGCGTTACTGGGGCGAACCAATTCCGATTGTATACTGCGAGAAGTGCGGTTATGTTCCGCTGCCCGAAAGCGAGCTTCCGCTGCGGCTGCCGAATGTCAAATCCTACGAGCCGACCGATAACGGTGAATCCCCCCTTGCGCACATGACGGAGTGGGTCACCACTGCCTGCCCGCACTGCGGCGGCAAAGCAAAACGTGAAACCGACACCATGCCGCAATGGGCCGGTTCCTCATGGTATTTTCTGCGCTACATCGACCCGCACAACAGCGAAGCGCTTGCCAGCGAAGAAGCCATGAAATACTGGATGCCGGTTGACTGGTACAACGGCGGCATGGAGCACACAACGCTCCATCTGCTTTACAGCCGCTTCTGGCATAAATTCCTTTACGATATCAACGTGGTGCCCACGCCAGAGCCGTACGCAAAGCGCACAAGCCACGGCATGATTTTGGGTGAAAACGGGGAGAAGATGAGCAAGTCCCGCGGCAATGTCGTGAATCCGGACGCAATTGTAGCCGATTACGGTGCAGACACCATGCGCCTTTACGAGATGTTCATCGGTGACTTTGAAAAGGCCGCGCCGTGGAGCTCCACCGGAATTAAGGGTTGCCGCCGCTTTATTGAGCGTTACTGGAATTTACAGAACACGCTCAGCAATGAGACAGGAATTAGAAAGAGTCTTGAAATTTCGTTTAACAAATCCATAAAAAAAGTCGGGGAAGATATTGAAGCGCTTAAATTCAATACCGCAATTGCGACACTTATGGCGCTGATGAACGATATTTCCGATGTGGGTTCTATTACAAAGGATGAATTTAAGGCGTTCACTATCCTGCTCAACCCGTTTGCACCGCATGTAACGGAAGAAATGTGGGAAGTAATGAACTTCGGAAACGGAATGGCCTGCCAGCAGGAATGGCCTGCGTATGACGAAGCAAAGTGCACAGAGGACACTGTCGAGATCGTTGTTCAGCTGAACGGCAAAGTGCGCGCGCATCTGAAGGTTGCGGTGGATATTGCAAAGGACGCGGCGATTGCTGTTGCCAAAGCTGACGAAAAGGTTGCCGCCGAACTCAGCGGTAAAACCATTGTCAAAGAAATTTATGTACCGGGCAAACTGGTCAATATCGTAGCAAAATAA
- a CDS encoding YhbY family RNA-binding protein — protein MITSKQRAFLRSLANDIDTILMVGKSGIGADIIKQADDALTAREILKAKVLETSPVPVKEVAEQIAAQIHAEVVQVIGSKFVLYRKNEKEPKIVLPKASKK, from the coding sequence ATGATTACGAGTAAACAACGCGCATTTCTCCGCTCCCTTGCAAATGATATTGACACCATTTTAATGGTGGGCAAATCCGGTATTGGCGCGGATATCATCAAACAGGCAGATGACGCTTTGACCGCGCGGGAGATTTTAAAGGCGAAGGTGCTTGAAACGTCGCCTGTTCCAGTCAAGGAAGTTGCCGAACAAATCGCGGCGCAGATACATGCGGAGGTAGTGCAGGTCATCGGTTCTAAATTTGTGTTATACCGCAAAAATGAAAAAGAACCTAAAATTGTACTTCCCAAAGCATCCAAAAAGTAA
- the ftsY gene encoding signal recognition particle-docking protein FtsY has translation MGFFSKIKEGLKKTRDKMSTSVESMLHSFTSIDESLFEELEELLVMGDVGVPTAEHICDALRKKVKEKGVTNPENIYSMLRETVAEMLRGGEELHISTKPSVILVIGVNGVGKTTTIGKIASRLKSEGKKVVLGAADTFRAAAIEQLEVWAERSGADLIKQSEGSDPASVVFDAIAAAKARGADVVICDTAGRLHNKKNLMDELSKIGRIIDRELPDADKEVLLVLDATTGQNAVNQAREFKNAAGITGIVLTKLDGTARGGVVLAIRENLGIPVKFIGVGEQVDDLQPFDADEFAEGLFARENKE, from the coding sequence ATGGGCTTTTTCTCAAAGATAAAAGAGGGATTAAAGAAGACAAGAGACAAAATGAGCACATCGGTCGAGTCCATGCTGCACTCCTTTACCTCAATCGACGAATCGCTTTTTGAAGAACTGGAAGAACTGCTTGTCATGGGCGATGTCGGCGTGCCCACGGCAGAACATATTTGTGACGCACTTCGCAAAAAAGTGAAGGAGAAGGGTGTCACCAATCCGGAAAATATCTACAGTATGCTTCGTGAAACCGTAGCCGAAATGCTCCGGGGCGGCGAGGAACTTCACATTTCCACAAAGCCTTCGGTGATTTTGGTGATCGGGGTAAACGGCGTCGGGAAAACCACCACAATCGGGAAAATAGCGTCAAGACTGAAAAGCGAGGGAAAAAAGGTCGTCCTCGGCGCGGCAGATACTTTTCGCGCGGCCGCCATCGAACAGCTTGAGGTATGGGCGGAGCGCTCCGGCGCGGACCTGATTAAGCAGTCCGAAGGCAGCGACCCCGCTTCTGTTGTCTTTGACGCGATCGCCGCCGCCAAAGCAAGGGGTGCGGACGTGGTTATCTGCGACACGGCCGGCCGGCTGCACAACAAAAAGAACCTGATGGACGAGCTTTCGAAAATCGGGCGCATTATTGACAGGGAGCTTCCCGATGCGGACAAAGAGGTGCTTCTGGTGCTCGACGCCACTACCGGACAAAATGCCGTGAATCAGGCGCGTGAATTCAAAAACGCGGCGGGTATTACCGGCATTGTACTGACAAAGCTGGACGGAACCGCACGCGGCGGCGTCGTGCTTGCAATACGTGAAAATCTTGGGATTCCGGTTAAATTCATCGGCGTGGGGGAGCAGGTAGACGATCTCCAGCCATTTGATGCCGATGAATTTGCGGAAGGTCTGTTTGCAAGGGAGAATAAAGAATGA